A DNA window from Drosophila pseudoobscura strain MV-25-SWS-2005 chromosome 2, UCI_Dpse_MV25, whole genome shotgun sequence contains the following coding sequences:
- the Eglp1 gene encoding aquaporin-2 translates to MILDRTTLSRALGEFAATALLMIVGCMGVAMTFPEETGFLVGSLQYGLTVGIVVHVFGCVSGAHTNPSVSISCCILGHIAFDMMLVYVACQLAGGLAGYYFLMAMLPKDVIDQSYPAVCLQEPMADLSDIQILAVEFTLTSVLVLGWCAQWDVRNGSCLDSAPIRMGLLVTACGFAGNQLTGASMNPAKTLVPLLFHDHQSTFYPQLGGQTLAAVLVPFIWRYALTSNAKPMKTTSRRPKRTRQY, encoded by the exons ATGATACTGGATAGAACTACTTTATCTCGGGCTCTGGGTGAGTTTGCCGCCACGGCGCTTCTGATGATAGTCGGCTGCATGGGAGTGGCGATGACCTTTCCGGAGGAGACTGGATTTTTGGTTGGCAGCCTTCAATACGGACTGACTGTGGGGATAGTGGTGCATGTTTTCGGCTGCGTTTCGGGTGCCCATACCAATCCCAGTGTTTCGATTTCGTGCTGCATTCTCGGCCACATAGCCTTCGACATGATGCTGGTCTATGTGGCCTGTCAGCTTGCCGGCGGCCTTGCCGGCTATTACTTTCTGATGGCGATGCTGCCAAAGGATGTCATAGACCAGAGCTACCCGGCTGTCTGTCTGCAAGAACCGATGGCCGACCTGTCTGACATTCAAATTTTAGCCGTTGAGTTCACCCTTACTTCGGTGCTTGTCCTGGGCTGGTGCGCTCAGTGGGATGTGAGGAATGGCAGCTGCCTCGACTCGGCCCCAATTCGAATGGGACTCTTAGTGACTGCTTGTGGTTTTGCTGGG AACCAACTGACGGGAGCGTCTATGAACCCAGCCAAAACACTCGTCCCTTTGCTGTTTCACGACCATCAAAGTACATTTTATCCGCAACTGGGTGGTCAGACACTGGCTGCTGTTCTGGTTCCATTTATTTGGCGCTATGCCCTTACTTCTAACGCTAAGCCTATGAAAACGACCTCAAGACGTCCGAAGCGTACCCGGCAATATTAG
- the LOC13036393 gene encoding uncharacterized protein, giving the protein MRFQLIICAVFGLFLAFRITINDAVIFKFTNAVCESYNQSWFVFHNCRLKAVSRSKVFFNMNGTILHPANDIKIHMRIFKKANGYKPWLFDVTCDACLHLRKRNTPFLSIVYGLFKPYTNINHTCPYVGPQIITDFYLRPELLRLPFPTGDYMLSMQWIFDKKLQFDTNISFTYVEDLIKSK; this is encoded by the exons ATGCGTTTTCAGCTGATTATCTGTGCTGTCTTCGGATTATTCCTAGCATTCCGCATCACTATTAac GATGCTGTCATCTTCAAGTTTACGAATGCCGTGTGTGAAAGTTACAACCAATCCTGGTTCGTGTTTCACAACTGTCGTCTGAAGGCTGTCAGTCGAAGCAAAGTGTTCTTCAATATGAATGGAACGATATTACATCCGGCCAACGATATTAAAATTCATATGCGGATTTTTAAAAAGGCAAATGGCTACAAGCCATGGCTTTTCGATGTAACATGTGATGCCTGTCTGCATTTGCGAAAGCGAAATACCCCCTTCCTATCGATAGTCTATGGGCTCTTCAAACCATATACTAACATTAATCACACATGCCCCTACGTG GGTCCACAGATTATTACAGACTTTTATCTAAGACCCGAGCTACTGCGCCTTCCCTTTCCAACGGGGGATTATATGTTGTCGATGCAGTGGATCTTCGATAAGAAGCTCCAGTTTGATACGAACATTAGTTTTACGTACGTAGAGGATCTAATCAAGAGCAAATAG